One Hyphomicrobium sp. CS1GBMeth3 DNA window includes the following coding sequences:
- the apaG gene encoding Co2+/Mg2+ efflux protein ApaG codes for MLAKADTDHPVNDETPYEQVTHGIRIRVTPEYSDEQSTPDEAYFFWVYTIEIANESDRTVQLKSRVWRITDANGKTEEVRGPGVVGQTPVIPPGQSFTYSSGCPLSTPSGIMVGSYQMVDESGRLFDVAIPAFSLDSPYATRSVN; via the coding sequence ATGCTCGCGAAGGCAGATACGGACCATCCCGTGAACGACGAGACCCCATACGAGCAGGTGACGCACGGCATTCGCATCCGCGTCACCCCGGAATACTCGGACGAGCAATCGACGCCGGACGAAGCTTATTTCTTTTGGGTCTACACCATCGAGATCGCCAACGAGAGCGACCGCACCGTCCAACTCAAAAGCCGCGTCTGGCGCATCACGGACGCCAACGGAAAAACGGAGGAGGTGCGCGGCCCGGGCGTCGTGGGCCAGACGCCGGTCATTCCGCCCGGCCAATCCTTCACGTACTCCTCCGGCTGTCCGCTTTCGACGCCCTCGGGTATCATGGTTGGTAGCTACCAGATGGTCGACGAGAGCGGGCGCCTGTTCGATGTCGCCATTCCCGCGTTCTCCCTCGACAGCCCCTACGCCACGCGCAGCGTGAACTAA
- the argE gene encoding acetylornithine deacetylase encodes MPATTSSSAIEILARLVAFDTTSHKSNRALIAFVADYLSEHGVESHLVPTEDGEKASLVATIGPEDVPGIGLSGHTDVVPADPAAWTSDPFTLREANGRLYGRGTADMKGYLACVLALVPELKRRSLKVPMHILFSYDEEVGCIGVRPMIAELGNRLPKPRAVIVGEPTSMAVVDAHKGPVRWNVSITGHAAHSSMAHLGVNAIAAAARLIGKLSEIEAELADLPPDPRFTPPYPTLQVTEIEGGIAANIVPASCSFVFDIRAMPGLDIDAIERRLVEFAETECLPAMRRIAPEAAIEIRQANRVPPFAAEQSSDIVALALKLAGENATSAVSYATEAGLFQVGGMPSVVCGPGDIAQAHTADEWIAISEIDRCLAFLERLADWAET; translated from the coding sequence ATGCCCGCCACGACATCCTCCTCCGCCATCGAGATCCTGGCTCGTCTCGTCGCCTTTGACACCACGAGCCACAAATCGAACCGTGCGCTCATCGCGTTCGTCGCGGACTACCTCTCCGAACACGGCGTCGAATCCCATCTGGTTCCAACCGAGGATGGCGAGAAGGCATCCCTGGTCGCAACCATCGGGCCCGAGGACGTTCCCGGCATCGGCCTGTCCGGCCACACCGACGTCGTCCCCGCCGATCCTGCCGCTTGGACCAGCGATCCCTTCACCTTGCGCGAGGCGAACGGCCGCCTGTACGGGCGCGGCACCGCCGACATGAAGGGCTATCTCGCTTGCGTGCTGGCCTTGGTGCCGGAGCTGAAGCGCCGCTCCCTGAAAGTGCCGATGCACATCCTCTTCTCCTATGACGAGGAGGTCGGCTGCATCGGCGTCCGCCCGATGATCGCAGAGCTCGGCAACCGGCTGCCGAAGCCGCGCGCGGTGATCGTAGGCGAGCCGACATCGATGGCTGTCGTCGATGCCCACAAAGGCCCGGTGCGCTGGAATGTGAGCATTACCGGCCACGCTGCCCACTCGAGCATGGCCCATCTCGGCGTCAACGCCATCGCCGCTGCCGCGCGCCTGATCGGCAAGCTGAGCGAGATCGAAGCCGAATTGGCAGACCTGCCGCCGGATCCGCGCTTCACGCCACCCTACCCGACACTACAGGTGACCGAGATCGAAGGCGGCATCGCAGCCAACATCGTGCCGGCGTCCTGCAGCTTCGTGTTCGATATCCGCGCCATGCCCGGCCTCGACATCGACGCCATCGAGCGCCGCCTCGTCGAGTTCGCCGAGACCGAATGCCTTCCTGCCATGCGCCGCATCGCGCCGGAGGCGGCCATCGAAATTCGGCAGGCCAATCGCGTGCCGCCATTCGCCGCCGAGCAGAGTTCGGACATCGTGGCACTGGCACTGAAGCTCGCAGGAGAGAACGCGACGAGCGCAGTGTCCTACGCCACCGAAGCCGGGCTGTTTCAGGTGGGCGGCATGCCGTCGGTTGTTTGCGGACCGGGCGACATCGCACAGGCCCACACGGCGGACGAATGGATCGCGATCTCGGAGATCGACCGCTGCCTCGCGTTCCTCGAACGCCTCGCCGACTGGGCCGAGACGTAA
- the metZ gene encoding O-succinylhomoserine sulfhydrylase — MAQDNRAPISADPASWSPETQLVHGGTLRSGFGETSEALFLTQGFVYTSAEQAEARFKNEDPGFQYSRFANPTVSMFEERLRLLEGAEVARAAATGMAAVTAGLLSFLSAGDHIVAARAMFGSCRYIVETLCPRFGIAMTLIDGRDINAWKAAIRPNTKGFFFETPANPTLDLVDIAAVSALAREHGIKTVVDNVFATPMLQRPLAHGADVVVYSATKHIDGQGRCLGGAVLCSEKFLTDHLQDFIRQTGPSLSPFNAWVMLKGLETLPIRVKAQSAAAAFLADRLAELKGVSRVIYCGRSDHPQAALARKQMTGGGQMIAFEVEGGKEAAFRLQNALKIILISNNLGDAKSIITHPATTTHFRIGPEARAELGITDGMLRLSVGLENEHDLAADLEAAVAAARSA, encoded by the coding sequence ATGGCACAAGACAACAGAGCCCCGATTTCCGCCGATCCCGCAAGCTGGAGCCCCGAGACACAACTCGTCCACGGCGGCACGCTGCGCTCCGGCTTTGGCGAAACCTCGGAAGCGCTGTTCCTGACACAGGGCTTTGTCTACACGTCCGCCGAGCAGGCCGAGGCCCGTTTCAAGAACGAGGACCCGGGCTTCCAATACTCACGCTTCGCAAATCCGACCGTCTCGATGTTCGAGGAGCGGCTCCGCCTTCTCGAGGGAGCCGAGGTCGCGCGCGCCGCCGCAACCGGCATGGCCGCCGTCACCGCGGGCCTGCTGTCGTTCCTCTCCGCCGGCGATCACATCGTCGCCGCCCGTGCCATGTTCGGCTCCTGTCGCTACATCGTCGAGACGCTGTGTCCGCGCTTTGGCATCGCCATGACGCTGATTGATGGCCGCGATATCAACGCCTGGAAGGCTGCGATCCGGCCCAACACGAAGGGCTTCTTCTTCGAGACGCCGGCCAACCCGACGCTCGACCTCGTCGATATCGCAGCGGTCAGCGCGCTTGCACGCGAGCATGGCATCAAAACCGTCGTCGACAATGTCTTCGCAACGCCGATGCTGCAGCGTCCGCTCGCCCATGGCGCCGATGTCGTCGTCTACTCGGCGACGAAGCACATCGATGGCCAGGGCCGCTGCCTCGGCGGCGCCGTGCTCTGCAGCGAGAAATTCCTGACCGATCACCTGCAGGATTTCATCCGCCAGACCGGCCCGTCGCTCTCTCCATTCAACGCCTGGGTCATGCTGAAGGGCCTCGAGACGCTGCCGATCCGCGTCAAGGCTCAGAGCGCCGCGGCTGCCTTCCTCGCCGACCGCCTCGCCGAGCTGAAGGGCGTCTCGCGCGTGATCTATTGCGGCCGCTCCGACCATCCGCAGGCCGCACTGGCCAGGAAGCAGATGACCGGTGGCGGACAGATGATCGCGTTCGAGGTCGAAGGCGGCAAGGAGGCGGCCTTCCGCCTCCAGAACGCGCTCAAGATCATCTTGATCTCCAATAACCTCGGCGATGCGAAGAGCATCATCACCCATCCGGCAACCACGACGCACTTCCGCATCGGCCCCGAGGCCCGCGCCGAGCTTGGCATTACCGACGGCATGCTGCGCCTGTCGGTCGGCCTCGAGAACGAGCACGACCTCGCAGCCGATCTGGAGGCAGCCGTCGCCGCCGCCCGCTCGGCCTGA
- a CDS encoding metalloregulator ArsR/SmtB family transcription factor — MKRPFVHPVTEDLKLESVLYALADPVRLEIVRRLVNGDCPLNCSSAAPAHLAKSTQSHHFQILREAGLICSERRGTEVVNSLRLNEIEQKFPGVVGAILAAAKPLKCPDEEPRNG; from the coding sequence ATGAAACGACCGTTCGTGCATCCGGTGACCGAGGATTTGAAGCTCGAGAGCGTGCTCTACGCGCTCGCCGATCCCGTGCGGCTTGAGATTGTGCGCCGCCTAGTCAACGGCGATTGCCCGCTCAACTGCTCATCGGCCGCACCCGCGCACCTCGCGAAGTCTACGCAGTCTCATCACTTTCAGATCTTGCGCGAGGCGGGCCTCATCTGCTCGGAGCGGCGTGGCACTGAGGTCGTGAACTCGTTGCGCTTGAACGAGATCGAGCAGAAATTTCCGGGCGTCGTCGGCGCCATCCTGGCCGCCGCCAAGCCGCTCAAGTGCCCGGACGAGGAACCGCGCAACGGCTGA
- a CDS encoding 2'-deoxycytidine 5'-triphosphate deaminase: MPQASKIAESEAISPGGAAAAGGILPVQAIRELIAAGALKSEAVWDAGQLQPASVDLRLGPRAYRVRASFLPAPGGRVSERLEDLKLHAVDIENGAVLETGCVYVVPLLESLALPQAIAASANPKSSTGRLDVFTRVIADGVPAFDLVPAGYAGPLYAEICPQTFPIVVRKGSKLSQLRFREGNPRETDDGLRQLQARETLVSGGKADIHDGIALSVDLAGDGAGLVGYRAKKHTGVVDVDAPGACAIADYWEPVRADTHRRLILDPDQFYILASKEAVHIPPTHAAEMMPFNPLVGEFRVHYAGFMDPGFGHSAAGGAGSRVVLEVRSHTVPFILEDGQIIGRLVYERMAEVPEILYGRDVGSNYQAQGLKLSKHFR; encoded by the coding sequence ATGCCCCAAGCGTCGAAAATCGCTGAGTCGGAGGCGATCTCGCCCGGTGGCGCCGCAGCCGCTGGCGGCATTCTCCCCGTGCAAGCGATCCGCGAGCTGATCGCGGCCGGGGCGCTCAAGAGCGAAGCCGTGTGGGATGCGGGACAGCTTCAGCCGGCGAGCGTGGATCTGCGTCTTGGGCCGCGCGCCTATCGCGTGCGTGCGAGCTTCCTTCCTGCTCCGGGTGGGCGCGTCAGCGAGCGCCTCGAGGACCTTAAGCTGCACGCCGTCGATATCGAGAACGGGGCGGTGCTCGAGACCGGGTGCGTTTACGTCGTGCCGTTGCTCGAGAGTCTTGCGTTGCCGCAGGCGATTGCTGCGTCGGCCAATCCCAAGAGTTCGACGGGGCGGCTCGACGTGTTCACGCGTGTCATCGCCGACGGTGTTCCGGCTTTCGATCTCGTGCCGGCCGGTTATGCCGGTCCGCTCTATGCCGAGATCTGCCCGCAGACCTTCCCCATCGTCGTGCGTAAGGGCTCGAAGCTGTCGCAGCTTCGCTTTCGCGAGGGCAATCCGCGCGAGACCGATGACGGGTTGAGGCAGCTGCAGGCGCGGGAGACGCTGGTCTCGGGCGGCAAAGCGGATATCCACGACGGCATCGCGCTGTCGGTCGATCTCGCCGGCGATGGTGCGGGCCTCGTCGGCTATCGTGCGAAGAAGCACACGGGCGTGGTCGACGTCGATGCGCCGGGGGCCTGCGCGATCGCGGATTACTGGGAGCCGGTGCGCGCGGACACGCACCGCAGGCTGATCCTCGATCCGGACCAGTTCTACATTCTCGCCTCGAAAGAGGCCGTGCACATCCCGCCGACGCATGCGGCGGAGATGATGCCGTTCAACCCGCTGGTCGGCGAGTTCCGCGTGCACTACGCGGGGTTCATGGATCCCGGCTTCGGGCATTCAGCGGCGGGTGGCGCCGGCTCGCGTGTGGTGCTCGAAGTGCGCTCGCATACGGTGCCGTTCATTCTCGAGGATGGGCAGATCATCGGCCGGCTCGTCTACGAGCGCATGGCCGAGGTACCCGAGATCCTTTATGGGCGAGATGTCGGTAGCAACTACCAGGCGCAAGGCCTCAAGCTCTCGAAGCATTTCCGGTAG
- a CDS encoding SDR family oxidoreductase: MVRPLEGKIAVVTGASRGIGRAIAERLAGDGALVAIHYGRSKGAADDVVAGITEKGGSAFAVGADLAAKDGVKQLFAALDTGLRARTGSTQFDILVNNAAIAPFADFASTTEQVLDEIYTVNVRSVFLATQEATKRLRDGGRIVNISSGVVRTPVTDAAAYSALKAPIDNLTKLLAHDLGPRSITVNAVAPGVIDTDMAAAFARDPAAAEFVKSKQALKRIGKPEDIADVVGFLSGPSGRWVTGQIVEASGGSVLTF; encoded by the coding sequence ATGGTGCGTCCCCTTGAAGGTAAGATTGCAGTGGTTACGGGTGCGAGCCGCGGCATCGGCCGGGCAATTGCGGAGCGTCTGGCCGGTGACGGTGCGCTCGTCGCTATCCATTACGGACGAAGCAAAGGCGCGGCCGACGACGTCGTCGCCGGCATCACGGAGAAAGGGGGTTCGGCGTTCGCCGTCGGAGCCGACCTTGCCGCCAAGGATGGCGTGAAGCAGCTTTTTGCGGCGCTCGACACTGGGCTTCGGGCGCGCACGGGCTCGACGCAGTTCGATATCCTCGTCAACAATGCGGCGATTGCGCCGTTCGCGGATTTTGCGAGTACCACCGAGCAGGTTCTCGATGAGATTTACACGGTCAATGTGCGCTCGGTGTTTCTTGCTACGCAGGAGGCGACAAAGCGGCTGCGAGACGGCGGGCGCATCGTCAACATATCGAGCGGCGTTGTGCGCACGCCTGTAACAGACGCGGCAGCCTATTCGGCGCTCAAGGCGCCAATCGACAATCTCACGAAGTTGCTCGCGCATGATCTCGGACCACGCTCGATAACTGTGAACGCGGTCGCGCCCGGCGTGATCGACACGGACATGGCAGCGGCATTTGCACGTGATCCGGCAGCCGCCGAATTCGTAAAGAGCAAGCAGGCACTGAAACGGATCGGCAAGCCCGAAGATATCGCGGACGTTGTTGGCTTCTTGTCTGGCCCCAGCGGGCGCTGGGTCACGGGGCAGATCGTCGAGGCATCTGGCGGGTCGGTGCTGACGTTCTAG